Proteins from a single region of Cydia amplana chromosome 17, ilCydAmpl1.1, whole genome shotgun sequence:
- the LOC134656039 gene encoding bromodomain-containing protein DDB_G0280777-like translates to MEWWHIGPLVLAVLVFLLAGTVIERHLESAVLGFVNRHQPQSQATVGVEVSDGQDLQQQDDRLQQQLLKRKEELEQQELLLQNLEQQEKEDLLLQKLEQQDLQKEERMQQDELLQQRLLQKREELKKQELHQKQQKQELREQEQDELLDHQLLQKQMEFQKLLEQQHTETLQEVKPSEKKSLPNTSVNRQLSASQAAWKPIMASTQLLQDPQLVQSLQQQAVQPIKQQSLQQLQSQQLKEQEPVQQSLQQQQRQVQGMKQQSRQHSDLQSPLPFVTVSEKSILQPTSKTTVGSKIMDMQFSPNT, encoded by the exons ATGGAATGGTGGCATATCGGGCCCCTAGTCCTCGCGGTGCTGGTCTTCCTACTGGCGGGCACCGTCATCGAGCGACATCTGGAGTCTGCTGTCCTGGGCTTCG TTAACCGCCACCAGCCCCAGAGCCAGGCGACAGTGGGAGTGGAAGTCTCCGATGGGCAGGACCTGCAGCAACAGGATGATAGGCTGCAGCAGCAGTTGCTGAAGAGGAAGGAGGAGTTGGAACAGCAGGAATTGTTGCTGCAGAATCTGGAACAGCAAGAGAAGGAGGATTTGTTGCTGCAGAAACTGGAACAGCAGGACTTGCAAAAAGAAGAGCGGATGCAGCAG GACGAATTGCTGCAGCAGAGGCTGTTGCAGAAGAGAGAAGAGTTAAAAAAGCAAGAACTGCACCAGAAACAGCAAAAGCAGGAGTTACGGGAACAAGAACAAGACGAATTGCTGGACCACCAGCTGCTGCAGAAACAGATGGAGTTTCAGAAGCTTTTAGAACAGCAG CACACTGAGACTCTGCAGGAGGTAAAGCCGAGTGAAAAGAAGAGTTTACCTAACACAAGCG TTAACCGTCAGTTGTCCGCATCTCAAGCCGCATGGAAGCCCATAATGGCCTCGACACAGCTCCTGCAAGATCCGCAGTTGGTGCAATCTTTACAGCAACAAGCAGTGCAGCCTATAAAGCAGCAATCGTTGCAACAGCTGCAATCACAGCAACTGAAAGAGCAAGAACCAGTGCAGCAATCGCTGCAACAGCAGCAGAGACAAGTGCAGGGGATGAAACAGCAGTCACGGCAGCACAGT GATTTACAGTCACCATTGCCCTTCGTCACCGTCTCCGAAAAAAGCATTCTGCAACCCACAAGCAAGACCACCGTAGGCAGCAAAATTATGGACATGCAGTTCAGTCCAAACACCTAA